The sequence below is a genomic window from Chaetodon auriga isolate fChaAug3 chromosome 8, fChaAug3.hap1, whole genome shotgun sequence.
TTTTACTGTTCTGGTTCCGTCTCACTTCTCTCATGGTGTCATTTCAAGCTGTTGCTGTCAGCTGTAAAAGCTCACTGTACACTGCTCAACACCAAAAGGGTATAAGTGATGAACtgatgaacatagtggagcattttcAAGCAACAGAGTCCCTCAAaagtcggtggagaccaaaaacagagccaaAAGAAGCTCTACTGGACTTACATTCACAACATGGCCAGAAACATGAGTCCAGATGAGCTTATTAGCAGGTCATAAttaaacatgctcacaatgtaTCACAAACTATCACTGCATGCCTTCATTTTTAGAAATACACCAGACTTCAAGACTTCAAGTTTAAGGTTGCACGAGattcaggtgtttttttctATCATTACTCCACTGTTAGACAGCAAAATGTGTATATGTGCTGGCAATTTTGATAATTGAGTCATCATTGACgtcattttcaagcaaaaccACCACACAAGATATCATTATAGCTTCTCAGCTGTgaggatttcctgcttttcttcattttatgtGGTGGTAAACTGCAAACAGTAGGGTGTAtgtgggttttggactgtttgttggaCAAAACGAGCTATTTCATGACGTCAGCCTGAGCTCTGACAAactgtgatgggcatttttcactattttctcgCAGTTCATAGACTAAGCAATCAATAGATTCAGATAATAAAACTAATTGTACACCAGCACCATTGACTGACCACATCAGATCACTACATATGGCCGACTTGTCTGGCTAATCGATTAAGCTCAGGTtatggcagcagcagagacagggCCTTGTGATTGTGGAGATAGTATTGACAGCTTTTCtgcaatgtgttttcagtggcatGATATTCCACGATAAGCTCAGCTCAGATGGTTTTTCATTGCAATGACAAATAAGCCAATAATTCATGCAGGAAAATGTCATCAACAACTTTAACTTGGACTTCAATGACCTTTCTTTGCAATCAGCCTGAGGGAATGCAGTGTTCCTTTGGTCAACAACTGCGGTGgagttttcctctttctctcattatTCCCACAAATGTCTCTTATGAACACAGTGTTTGTCATAAGAAATAGGTTATTTGTATTCTTTTTGGAACTTTGGGATCAtaagtattgtttttttttttttgttagatcCCATAGGTTTTTCCAGTTGGACTTGGACTATTTGGTGCAGTTTGGGAAAAGCAATTATAGTCTGACAACAATGAGATAATTGTTATTTTTGAggtgtttgtcattgttgtcaaGGACAAAATTAATTAAAGTGCATATGTTCTTTATAATGTGATTTTCAGGCTGATCATAACATGCAGCTTTGACTATATCTTGTTTTTACACTGCTGCTCCgcgataaaatgataaaaccaTGCAAGTCCTGCCTTTTCATGCGTTTTCCACTCATGTGTATCAATTGCTCAAATAACGTGGAcggaaaatatttatttatttatttatttatttatttatttatttattcgtTTTGAGAAGGCTTGTTTCCCCTTTATGACAGAAGAGAGTGAATCTCCAACAAAGCAATCACAGCAAGACTGCCGATTGATTGTTTTGTGGCATATTGCAAATTAAAGCGTCGAGGCGGATAATCACAGTAGCAAAACTAATTGAGTGTGACCGAGGAAATGACATTGGCCCCTGGCATTCAAATTGTTCAGGAACGGTTCCAGATCCGTCGAACAAAACGTGTCCAGataaatatatatctatatttgAGCGTTTCTTGGGAGGTGGTATACTGAGTGCTGACGTGAATGGCACAGCCCAGCCCCTGCTATAATGTGAGGGGAAAAGTCCAGACGCAGAGAAAAAGGCTTCACAGTGGATCAGCGCGGTCGGCGCGCAGACACACCAGGTGCGCACCAAGAGACGCTCCAAGACGCACAGCGGCAAGACTAATAAATGCTGTCCATACCGCAAGATAGCTTTGGAAGATTTGTTTACAGGTAATACTAATGTGAGATATAAGGATAAAGGATTTACTGAAGCCTTGAGGTGAAAATAGAAGTGACTGTGTCAGATGCGCTCTTGGAGACGCACCGGACCAACAACCTTTGTTCTTAAAACTGtcatgaagcagcagcagcgggacacacacacctcccataGGTAATTTCGGCAAAGTTTCAAGTTCACCTAAAGGAGAAAATTAGGAATCATGAACGTATCAGAGCCCGTCTGGCTCTTGGAAGAGCCGTGGAACCTCAGCAGAGCGGGGGAAGAGGACCAGAAACTTTTATTCGGGATCGGCACGGATAATTTCATCACGCTGCTGGTTTTCGGGCTCATCTTTACGCTCGGCGTGCTGGGCAACTCCATGGTGATCACCGTGCTGGCCCGGAGCAAACCAGGGAAACCACGGAGCACCACCAACATATTCATCCTCAACCTGAGCATAGCAGACCTCTCCTACCTGCTCTTCTGCATCCCTTTCCAGTCCACCATCTACATGATGCCGACGTGGGTCCTTGGCGCCTTCATTTGCAAATTCATCCACTATTTCTTCACTGTGTCCATGCTGGTGAGCATCTTTACTCTGTCTGCCATGTCCGTGGACCGATACATTGCCATTGTGCATTCCAGAAAGTCCTCCTCTATCCGTGTGGCCAAGCATGCTTTGATCGGAGTGGTGGTGATTTGGATACTCTCTCTGGCCATGGCTGCGCCTGTCATGTATTACCAGAACATTTTTCGCAGAGGAGAGAATCACACCTTTTGCTGGGAAGTGTGGCCAGATCAAAACCAGAAGAAAGTCTATGTcgtgtgcacatttgtttttggtTATGTGTTGCCTCTGCTACTGATTACCTTCTGTTATGCAAAGGTAAGGAAAGCCACGGGTCACGGGTCATTTCATAATTATGAAAATGATTGAACTATCCACAATATATCTTTCCTCTATTTCCTTGCCTACAGGTTTTAAATCACTTGCACAAAAAACTAAGAAATATGTCCAAAAAGTCAGAGGCATCAAAGAAAAAGGTATGTATTACCCTGTCTTTTAGGGTTGGGAGTGGGGTGTATATCATGGATTACAGCCATATGGTAGCAAACTTGTCTGACTGTAATCAGTAACAAGCACTGAATAAACACTGACTAACACATAGACATGCTGGGCTGATTTGTTGCTGCTTGAATTACTGCAGAATTATTTCCAGAacttaaaataatgaaaaatctGACAGTGAAATGCCACAAGTTGAAGTTCATAAATCACTGGAAATACTCTTTGT
It includes:
- the LOC143324825 gene encoding galanin receptor type 1-like; the protein is MNVSEPVWLLEEPWNLSRAGEEDQKLLFGIGTDNFITLLVFGLIFTLGVLGNSMVITVLARSKPGKPRSTTNIFILNLSIADLSYLLFCIPFQSTIYMMPTWVLGAFICKFIHYFFTVSMLVSIFTLSAMSVDRYIAIVHSRKSSSIRVAKHALIGVVVIWILSLAMAAPVMYYQNIFRRGENHTFCWEVWPDQNQKKVYVVCTFVFGYVLPLLLITFCYAKVLNHLHKKLRNMSKKSEASKKKTAQTVLVVVVVFCLSWLPHHVVHLWVEFGTFPLNQASFVLRVAAHCLAYSNSSVNPVIYAFLSENFRKAYKQVFKCQIGASDSPLNDIKEIRSKADTPPSTNCTNV